The following are encoded in a window of Pelecanus crispus isolate bPelCri1 chromosome 6, bPelCri1.pri, whole genome shotgun sequence genomic DNA:
- the KATNBL1 gene encoding KATNB1-like protein 1, with protein MASEAHNVKKQKVLHIEGRPIDLPRKRIPSSTKKIMKEGKKSPKQLASYTNRITVGKTVTSPLSLFKVVYCKRRVHCYTPKPCYRKKQFPKSRGCDMANKENELACAGNLPAKLHDSRTHLLNSSDSGSSQTEGPSSKYSGFFSEVSQDHETMAQVLFSRNLRLNVALTFWRRRSISELVAYLVRIQDLGVVVDCLPVLTNSLQEEKPYISVGCCVDLLPLVKSLLKSKYEEYVIVGLNWLQAVIKRWWSELSAHTEKAEDGNIHILKQQLSGLWEQENRLTLVPGYTGNIAKDVNAYLLQLH; from the exons ATGGCATCTGAAGCCCACAAtgttaaaaaacagaaagtATTGCATATTGAAGGTCGTCCCATTGATCTCCCCAGAAAAAGAATCCCTTCTTCCACTAAAAAGATCATGAAGGAG gGTAAGAAATCTCCAAAACAGCTGGCTTCATACACAAACAG AATAACAGTTGGAAAAACGGTGACCAGTCCCCTCTCTCTTTTCAAAGTAGTATATTGTAAAAGAAGAGTTCATTGTTATACTCCAAAGCCTtgttacagaaagaaacagtTCCCTAAATCTAGGGGCTGTGACAtggcaaataaagaaaatgaactggCTTGTGCAGGGAATCTGCCAGCAAAACTGCATGACAGTCGTACACACTTGCTGAATTCTAGTGACTCTGGCTCATCTCAAACAGAAGGCCCCTCATCCAAATatagtggatttttttcagag GTTTCTCAGGACCATGAAACTATGGCTCAAGTTCTTTTCAGCAGGAATCTGAGGCTGAACGTAGCTTTAACCTTTTGGAGAAGGAGAAGTATAAGTGAACTGGTAGCCTACTTAGTGAG GATACAGGATCTTGGAGTAGTAGTAGACTGCCTTCCTGTGCTTACAAACAG tttacaggaagaaaaaccatATATTTCAGTTGGCTGCTGTGTAGATCTTTTGCCTTTAGTGAAATCACTGCTTAAAAGCAAATATGAAGA ATACGTGATAGTTGGTTTAAACTGGCTTCAGGCTGTCATTAAAAGATGGTGGTCAGAACTATCTGCACatacagaaaaggcagaggatGG aaatattcatattttaaaacaacagttGAGTGGATTATGGGAACAGGAGAATCGTCTTACTCTGGTTCCAGGATATACTGGTAATATAGCTAAG gATGTAAATGCTTATTTATTACAGCTACACTGA